The region AATTATATAACTTTTTCAATAATGTATAGAAGTTTCAAAAAttttgataattatttttaaaaatccAACAAGACTAAATAGTGGTGGAAGAAGAACCTAACCTGAATAACAAGAAGATTTGGTAGTTTAAGATCTGATCGAATATTCTGAATAAAACTCTCCATTCTTCCCTTATAAGCCTTAGCATCTTCTTCTCTTACGGTATCACTTTCACCTTGATACCAAATAAGTGCTCTTATTACACCACCGCCATTCTTAACAGATTCAATAGTTCGTTTCACCAATTCATTATACAAATGGGCACCCTTTCTCCATTCTTCGATTCTCGTCCCACCAACGGCACAAGGAACAAGTCCCACAACATACCTACCACCACCACTTTTCATTCTAACTATCTCGTTTGCAAATGCAAGCCCGGGCCCGATACCACAAGGCTTCATGTCGATATCTCTATGAAGAGGCTCACGGGCTTCTTCCCAATTCAGTTTTGCACTTAATCTCAAAACTGATAGGCTTGGCATACACTCTTTTGGAACAACACCTACCCATTTTCCATTAAAAACACCTCCTCGACCAGCCATGTTGCTTTGTCCAGCCAGTATGAAAATGTCTTTCGTTGCGTTGCATGTTACAACTAAGACAAATAAAAACATTAAAAGCATAAGTGACATTAGCCTCATTATTAATGTTGGGAGATAAGAAAAATATGTGTTGGGTTTAGGGTTTTGGAAAAGAGATGATTATTATTATAAGCGTGAGTGAGGTAACCGTTTGTGTTAAAAATCTCATGATCATAGGCTAAACGATCGCAAATTAGGTTTTCAGCATGCTTATATGGGACTCGCCGAGGATTTTGCAACCAAATGATGATAAATAATTGTTCATTATGTTATTGGCACTGAAAAATCAAATTAATGTCTCTATATTTAGTTCTATTTTGATGGAAGATATAACTTAATAACGAATTGGTTCCATAAAATATTGTTGGTTTGTTACATGatttctgtttttttttttaaatgtaaACAAACTTCTTGACAGCTAATCCTGGTTGGTTACGGacatttttttaatcaaaatttatttaaaattttcatttatattaaataaattattataAAAAAGAGACATACATTAGAATACGTATTCAAGAAAAATTTAAAGATATAAGAATATTCACTTTTTCAAAAAATTAATTTCGCACATAAACAATTGATTTACATTTTAAATGGttgtttttaaaaattaatttaagTGTTTATTGAGTTTACTTTTTGTTAATATCAAAGTCTGAAAAAATCTTTAAACTATAaagatatagatagatagatagatagatagagagagatGTATATTACAAAATAAATAACTTTGGATCGCCTTCTTTATTTCTTGCAAGTATCTCTTTGAAGCTTTGGATCGCAAACGCTCTCCTTCACCCCGGTAAGAGCCGTAGAAGCCTTCTTTATTTCTTGCAAGTATCCCGTTGAAGCTTTGGATCGCAAACGCTCTCCTTCATCCTTTTCTTATTAGCACAGTGTTGATCTGATAAAAGAGTATTCTAATGGCTAGATTCACCAAAGGCTTAAGCAACAGAAATGTgtgtatacgtgcgttttcgacgccatgagatttggtgtacaGAATGACTttttcgacaaatgatgacatgggATAAAACGATTTGGTTAATAAGTATGGctcgacacttcgacaaaatggaggtttcgacatttcgacaagatatTTGCAGCTAGAAAAGTACTTTTGACAGACATGGAAAACATTGCAGTATATTGATAATTCGACAAAGAgcctgaaggaagacgtcatttcgacttaaagtgtaaatttgaatttaaaaagttgtaacgtttggcagaagacgcgtggaagcatctggcgaaagaaagaaagccatgtgtcacagttttaggatttagtcgttagtaacagttatgttatttgtttataaatagggtagttgttatcgaAAAAAAAAGTGGGTGGAAAATTACTTGTACAGAATTCCtgaaaatactcaaagtacccgtgtgagagaaaagagtcatatttggaacatgtatgtgtaaacaaacaccaattccttcaaCGTTTATTTTAgaaagtttaaagttctttacaaatctcttttacgttttccagtcatttatctttctgcactttctttttcgacactttacatttcgtcagttattttccgccgtttactttatcttgttaaatttacatctatttaacgttttaatcaacatatttcgacgtaaaacacttagagaacaaaAATGAGATATATGAAAGTGGTTctagacatcttcaagaccatctagatctgcacatgtcctaggatttgtgtggttgatcctgcaagtaacccaattctacaagttttggtaaaccagaggttgttcgccaaaattcacagcgaacaaattggcacgcccagtgggacagtgcagaAATCTAGAAATTTAGATAATCACTAATCAAAGTTTGTTCTTCGttgtatgagactgagaagcggtaaattagccgtatccgaagtagaaatacctaaaagaacaagagtaaggaaaatggcgaaccagccaaataatccaaacgaatccatcccagtatccaaccctgccccttcgacagaaggcaatataggatcggtccctgtgtcagaggctgtaCCTTCGTCGACAGGGTCGACACCAGCGGTTTCGATGTCGCAAaacgcgcctagttcgtccttcagggcacaacaaatgcccaTTGGGACACCCCCTCCTGTGGGGAACACTCCTAGGCCTTTTGTAACAAATTTCACCTTGCctccgcctggtagggaacaaccctttggaatgccaacttcggtgaTGGCAAATTTACACAACTCCCCGTTGATATATTCAGATTCGATGGCCAACGtgtcttcacccttacaagggtcaggatatggtggaaacatgagtagactgaatcaacaaccactttacgtgccgccgataacaaataattcggcgcaagtaattagacagcagatggacgagagtaatcatgatatggtccaaatgttgacacaacaaatgggagcggtgtttaaccccctaatacaaaacaccacccaaacaaaccaaGTGTTGGCAGCGCagatgacgcgcattgctgatttctttggagtccctcaaactcgacacagagaacaagtgattcataacccagtggtagcggtccaggaagagcctacgataaaccagATACCGTTGGATAATCCTCAAACAAACGTTagaaaccaagaggatgtagtcgaacagcctcgtgtcgaaatccccattccacaagagcctagaaggatagtaatccagagaggccaggacgcggatgctgtattgcaacaacggatacagtataataatccgcctgtcgaaaacaatttggcagccatggtcgaaacgataatggcacaaaatgggatgaacatgggtttacaaaggcctagttacgcatccccactatcggaatatattctgcaagaagaactgccaccaaggtggaaagtccctaagttcacaaagttctcaggggacactagtgagtccactatagaacatgtggcacgttatctgatcgaggcaggggagatagcccgtaatgaaaatttgaaaataaaatatttccctagttccttaacaaaaaacgcgtttacttggtttacatctttgcctgcaaactcagtatacacgtggacccaattagaaaggctgttccatgaacaattctacatgggacaaacaaaaataagtctgaaagaattagccagtgtcaagagaaaacactccgaaccaatagatgattatttaaataggttcagattgctaaaggctagatgtttcaccccagtgccagaacatgagttggtcgaaatggccgcaaGGGGACTAGActattctataaggaagaaactagatacccagtatctgagggatatggcacaattagcggatagagtgagacaggtcgaaaggttaagggacgaaaaattcagggcaaataagaataaaaaagagagggtagcctacgtaggggttcgccaagatgatgacttcgacgaaaacgaaccaagtagcttcgacgaacaagagattgacctagcagaactaaagcaagggccaccttattcgtgcaaagtactaactccgtcgaacggaaacccagtcgaaaccaacgataagttccccaaaaggacttatacgttcgacatcaccaaatgtgacgaaatcttcgatctgttggttaaagatggtcaattaataaaaccaccaggcgctaaagaaccgcctatggaacaacagaaaaagagaggtttttgtaaataccataattttatgggccataagacgtctcgttgtttccttttcagggatctcgttcaaaatgctatccgtgacggaaggctgaagtttggtgacaaaccaaAACACCAGATGAAGATCGATTCAAATCCTATGCAAgcagtcgaagcccactacgctgaaccatccgtcgtgaacatggtggaggccgaagttgctcctgatggcaatttggaaatggtggaagcccctggaagtttcgacgcaaatgtcaacatggtcgagattgttgatgatctcgcaagccagaaaagaatagaaactactgaaggtttcgacaagaaggacggtgacaatgctgtcgagaatgtggagtttcgacaagaggagaattgggaccgcttgggacagccaagtgggaaatatgattatcttgtgaagtacaacgcgccgacaagctctcagatcgacatcaacacaatccgaccaagcggttggggagatgcTTCTTCAGACAACGATGAAGAAACAGTCGACGAAATTAAGCATTCCCCTAATACGAAAGAGAGGGTTACTGAAGACCTCGTGATTGAAAACAAGGCTGTTGAAGGCCttgattctaacaaaaagaaGAAAGGTGATATCGCCACCTGCGTCAACACTGTGGGGCCTTTCAGTaaagaagtcacaaaaatcaaagcggaAGCCGCTAACGGTCCTTCGAAGCCCGTGATCAGTGGGATTTTGCGTAGGACaatggaagaccccagaagaaattggaacaaatgctgttgcaaacatggtcccaggaccaTATCTTGGTGCTGCTGCCCAGAGAAAGAGGTTGACCAAACACCAAAAGGCGTCGAAGGCGAAGAAGAGAGGCTCATTAGAAagatgaacgaattaagcatcgccgacgaacgaaatgttggggtaaatatggtgGAAATAGCTCAGAAGGACCAGGCCAAAGAGGACGAAGATCGTCGTCGGAAAGAGTACCAAAGGCTGGCATATcctagagaggaggaaaacttaatgaaattcatcaagaggtgccaaaggatgaaaaccgaagtGATGTTGTGTCCACGCTGCAGTGcagtcttcgacaggaaggcagcaaccaacctggaagcggtggataagaccaagaggaaagagaattggggaacagtgagatatgacccaagaagaagtgatcaccaccagtggaggcacggagagagacgccagaacacctataaaccatctgacaaagcaacggacgacaaatgggttcaacccattagagacgcctaggggcagaagaaatggggaaggtttgaggttcagagaggcgcgtcgatggagggcgagaaggaaatggaaaaacacaagccaagaccatacccttcagagaattacaaaggcaaaaaccccatgtccagatcccaatggaggaggttccaaaggcagaagagggcagaaataGAGATGGCGAAAAAGAACATGAACGGACCAGACGAAGCAGAATCTAGCAACAATCGTCAGACAAGGAGCAGAAAAGAGACTCCCCTTCAGATCAATCCTAGTAGAGTTGTCGAATCCGTGGCGTCGAAGgagaagatgcaggaagatgacGAAGTGACTGACAGTTTCAACTCTGACTCAGAATCATCCTTCAACGTGATCTGCAACGTGGTCTCCgttctccctagagactatgatagagtcatggagatcgaagatgaagaagacgagatggaagaggaaacgatggcacacaagcccgtctgttactacgtgatgaataacgggtgcgtcgaagagcagaacgctttctttgaaagaccagacgactccatgaaagcgcatttgaaaccTTTATTTATAAAAGGGAGGGTGGAAAATGTCGGtgtgaataagatactggtggatgggggagcggcagtgaatttgatgccccactacatgctgaagaagattggaaaagacgaTTCAGACGCGAAACcccacaacatggtgctgtcgaattaCGAAGGGAAAGTAGGAACAACTACGGGCGTCATCCAAGTAAACTTAactgttggaaccataacaaggccaacCATGTTCATAGTCATCGCTTCAAAGGCCAACTACAACCTACTgcttggaagggagtggattcatggTGTAGGAGTCGTACCCTCTTCGATGCATCAGCgaatagccatatggaggccagacgggatcgtcgaaaacattgaggcagatcaaagctacttcatgacagaaataaacaatatcaacagccaaagcttcgacaaaaacctggctcacatacctccATGCAGTCCAGCCGAATTCGATTTAAAGGCGACAGACAATGcctactgctccatgtaccttcatcctacgcatggtttccagtgggataaagaagtgaTTGGCGAAACCTATATGTGGGGAACTACTCACATAGCGCCAACAGGGTGGGGAAGTGAATTTGATGATGACGAGTGAACAATCAGCGATCGAaaagattacggcttacatagccgaaaacaaactcaaagaggcccttgaggctgaagtgaaatacatggctgtcgaagccagcaaagaaaactccaacaaacaatgtccccAAGGAGACGTTGCAGAAGATCACGATAACAACCAAATGGGCggatggcaacaccaaaagcttgacgccatttatgacGACGAACCCCTAGGATTCGAAAAAGATCCGGTGTCaactaacgagaagatggtggcgcatgatccattagaagaaataaacttaggagtgggggcagaacatagaccaacatacataagcgcaaaaatggacccccagttcaaggtcgaaatagtccagttgctaaaagagttcaaagactgcttcgcatgggattatgacgaaatgcttggtcttgacagaagtctggtcgaaatgcagttgccaataatggaaggaaagaagccagtgaagcagactccgagacgcttcgcaccagaaatcctgtcgaaaataaaagaagaggtcgaaagacttttaagatgcaagttcatccgcacaaccaggtatgtcgaatggattgcaaatattgttccagtaattaagaaaaatggcaaacttagggtatgcattgattttcgagacttaaactcggctaccccaaaagatgaatatcctatgccagtggcagaaatgctcatagattctgcagccggccatgagtacttaagtatgttagacggatactctggctataaccaaatttttatcgctgaagaagatgttcctaaaacggcATTCCGTTGTCCGGGAgcaataggaacgtacgaatgggtagtaatgccttttggtttaaagaacgcgggagcgacttaccaacgtgccatgaattccatctttcatgactttatcgaaactttcatgcaagtgtatattgacgacattgtgattaagtctgtttcagggaaaagtcatatagatcatcttcgacaatcctttgaaaggatgaggaagtttggtttgaaaatgaaccctcttaaatgtgcttttggtgtgcaggcgggtgatttcttaggctttgtggtccataagaaggggatcgaaataaacgaaaataaagccaaggccataatggaagcgaaagcgccatcaaccaaaaaggggttgcagtctctgctagggaaaatcaactttctcagaagattcatctccaacctcagtgggaagacacaagctttctctcctctacttcgactaaagaaggaagacttcgcatgggggcaagaacaacaagcggctttcgacaaaatcaaggagtacctggctaatcccccaatcctgatgtctccttgcagaaaaagaaatatgagattgtacatatcggcatcagacaaaacattaggaagtatgttgtgtcaagaagatgagaatggcgtcgaaagggccatttattatctcagtagagtcctgaaCGATGCCGAAACTAGATATAGCGTTATAGAAAAGCTATGCCtgtgtgtatatttctcttgtatcaaattaaagcattatataaaacctgtggatgtatatatttcctcccatttcgacgtaataaagtatatgttatctaaatctattttacatagccgaattggaaaatgggctttagctttaacagaatactctttgaaatatctgcctttaaaagcCGTGAAAGGGcaagtggtcgctgatttcatagcCGACCACTCTATAAACGAAGATGTGGAATACGTCGAATTAGAACCTTGGAAATTGTatttcgacggttccagtcataaaaaaGGTACGGGCGTGGGGgtgttgattatttctcctgaaaaaattccaacaaaattcaagtacaaagttgaaagtctgtgttcaaacaatgaagcagaatacgaagctttgatcgctggacttgaaatcttgttgaaattgggggcaacgagagtcgaaataatgggcGATTCCGAATTAGTGATAAAGCAGTTGACGAAAGAGTATaagtgcgtgaaagaaaatttaatcatgtacttcgtaatagccaatagacttctcaaggaaTTCGACAATGTCGCCTTCAGACACATTCCCAggttggagaatcaagaagcgaaCGAGCTTGCTCAACTAGCATCcggatacaaagtgtcgaaggaaaagttagaagaagccattgaagtcagaggaagagtcatatccaccaagttgtccccatcagatctggagtcaataagattaggatacggggacgaagaaaactttgagatattcaacatagatgattcaggaattaCAGATTGGAGAAAACCTATCAAgaattatctacaagacccaaatcagaaagcagaaagaaggataaaatacagagctttgagttacgtacttttgggaaacgaattgttcaaaaagactgcagaagggGTCTTGTTGAAATGCCTGG is a window of Lathyrus oleraceus cultivar Zhongwan6 chromosome 6, CAAS_Psat_ZW6_1.0, whole genome shotgun sequence DNA encoding:
- the LOC127093180 gene encoding probable carbohydrate esterase At4g34215 — its product is MRLMSLMLLMFLFVLVVTCNATKDIFILAGQSNMAGRGGVFNGKWVGVVPKECMPSLSVLRLSAKLNWEEAREPLHRDIDMKPCGIGPGLAFANEIVRMKSGGGRYVVGLVPCAVGGTRIEEWRKGAHLYNELVKRTIESVKNGGGVIRALIWYQGESDTVREEDAKAYKGRMESFIQNIRSDLKLPNLLVIQVALASGDGKFINMVRNAQLSIKLPNVRCADAKGLLLQRDNLHLTSMSEVHLGIQLAHVYLASPNHHFNYTKNS